The genomic interval CGGGTTACGCTGTTGGAGAAAACCGGCGAGGCTCCATCGAGAATAGTGAAGCGGTAGGAAATACCCGGATAGGATTCGGTTACCTGTCCGCTGCGCAACGTGGTCTGGATCTCAATCGGAATATTTCGAGTGCCGAGTGTAGTTTTCCAGATATTGTTGGTATTCGCGGCAAAGAGATAATCGGCATCATGAAGGAAGAGGTCGGCATCGGAAAAGATCCGGATATCATCGAATTCCCGGCCGTCGGTCGGCCAGCTGTAATTGTCTACCTGCTGAAACTTGATATAAGGGGTTCCGGTCAGGGCCATGCCGTTCTGTGCTGCCAGATCGTTAATATCGAGGTTGAAAGTCTGCCAGCCGGTAGTGCCGTTGGGCAGATCAAAAATTTTGGTGAATGACGAGCCGCTGTCATTACTCAGGAAAATGCCGTCGCCGGCATGGAGTTCCTCCCGGATGCCCGATGTTTAAAGCTGAGTGTGAGTGGATCGTAATCTTCGATGTCGACCACCATCACAACGCTGTTGGTTGCGGTCTGTCCGGCAGAAAGGTTGTCGTCCATCCGCATGACCATGTTGGTGGCAATGTCCAGTTCCTGGACATAGGTCAGACTGGACGGTGAGGCACCGGATGCTGATCCGGCTGCCGGGTATCCACTTATGGCGTATCCGCCGATGCTTTGTCCGAATGCCGTCTGCTGCGGATGGGAGCCGGAGGTGCTGTAGCGCGCCGAGTTGTTCCAGGCGGCACCGATCAGGTAGTATTTGCCCTCCTTCAGGACAGTGTTGAGTGTGCCGTAGACATAGTTGGTGCCAATGGATGCGGTAACCGTGTTGGAGGAGATTAGTGAATAGGTTCCGTTTGCCGTGGAACTTTCATACACCAGAAACTGCACGGAGGTGGATTGCGAGCGGCCCAGATAGAAACCCTGGCGGGTGAGTTCCACGGTTTGGTCGCACTGGAAAAAGTTTCCCCTCATACGGTTGCTGCCGGTGTAGTGGCTGGGGTTGAAAAGCGGGCCGGGAATATTCTCTGTAATCACCGTGTCGGTATCTCCACGCAGTTCAATGCGTCCTTCCGGGGAGGAGTTATACACCCACAGGATATTATTCGGCAGAGTCGCTTTGTCGAAATCTTCGCGGATCGGCGGAGCCATCGAATATGCGCTCCGGGTGGTGATCAATAAAATTATCAGACAGAAAAGCCGGGATAATCGAACTGAACCGGAAGGAAGAGTTTTCATTACTTTTTCCTTTTTTTAAATTCCGGAGGTGTCGGCTAATGTATAAATGTATAGCCGGTAAGCTCCTCTCTTTGTTTTCCTCAATAAGTGCAAGCTAGGGTTGAGGCTCATTATTGTCAATATTAAGTATATTAGGATTTAATATAATTTATGGGGTATCATCCGCGATACGTCGGTTTATTTTGATTTATCGGGTTACAGGAATCGGGTATCGCTTGTTTATGAAAACAGGATTAATCATCAGTCTGGTGGCTTTTTATGCTGTGCGTGTTGTGGCTCAGCTGGAGTGGGATCAGGAATTTATCCGGCTGAAGGCACACCCGCTGCAGGAAAAGATGCAGATCGAATTCAACTACCGGAATGTCGGGGATCAGCCGGTGAAGATTGTCCGTATGGATTCTTCCTGCGGCTGCCTGGTTCCGCAGAAGGGACCGCGCACGGTGGCTCCGGGAGAGTCGGGATCGATTACGGCTGAATTCATGTTACGCGGCCGAAGCGGAAAGCAGAAAAAGCATATTCTGGTTACCACTGATCGTAATGCGCAGGTTCCCTATCGGCTCGATATTGAGGTGGATATTCCCGGCAGTTACCTTCCGTCGGTTAAACGGGTAATCTGGGAACGTGCGGAAACTTATGAATCCCGCACCGTCAGGCTGACGAACCATTATCATGAACCGATCAACCTGATCGAGGTGCTTCCAAGCATTGGTACGCTCAGAACAGAACTGAAGACGGTCAAACCGGGGTTTGAATATGATCTCACGATCACCCCCGAACCCGGTGTGAAAAATCTTCGGGCATTTATTCGACTGAAACCCGAACCGCTTTCTGAAATGCAGAAGCCCCGGGATTTTAAGGTGTATGTCTTTGTGCGGTGAAACGGATTTAATTTAAAAACACACCGTTTAAAACGTGTATTGGTATGCATATATTTATAAATTTAAAAAGATGCTAATTAGTCTTGTTGTCTGAGAAAACCCTTTTAGTGTCCGTCTCTAAGAAAAGATGTGAAAAGGGAGGGCACATGGCATCGCAGGCAACAATCCTTATTCCGGGAATTAAAGGGACTAAACTGCTGAATTCCAACGAGGTGAATCATGACACCATCTGGTCGGGGATTCAGAGTAACTTTGAATCAATCGACGATCTGACGCTGACCAGGAGTTATCGGAACCGATATTA from Verrucomicrobia bacterium S94 carries:
- a CDS encoding DUF1573 domain-containing protein; translation: MKTGLIISLVAFYAVRVVAQLEWDQEFIRLKAHPLQEKMQIEFNYRNVGDQPVKIVRMDSSCGCLVPQKGPRTVAPGESGSITAEFMLRGRSGKQKKHILVTTDRNAQVPYRLDIEVDIPGSYLPSVKRVIWERAETYESRTVRLTNHYHEPINLIEVLPSIGTLRTELKTVKPGFEYDLTITPEPGVKNLRAFIRLKPEPLSEMQKPRDFKVYVFVR